A genomic region of Micromonospora sp. NBC_01796 contains the following coding sequences:
- a CDS encoding tripartite tricarboxylate transporter TctB family protein translates to MERRRSFPDVLAGGVFVLIGGAFVVGALGYELGTPLRMGPGAFPLLVGATVATLGLAIVVKGLVAGEVISFGPVPWRAVGVIVLAVLFFGFTVRRLGFVPTAAVTALLTTLASTRVRLLTAVAVAAGLTLASTLIFIVGLQMRIPLWGPWLGF, encoded by the coding sequence GGGGGAGTGTTCGTACTGATCGGTGGCGCGTTCGTGGTGGGGGCGCTCGGCTACGAGCTGGGTACCCCACTGCGGATGGGCCCCGGAGCCTTCCCGTTGCTGGTCGGCGCGACCGTGGCCACCCTGGGGCTGGCGATCGTCGTCAAGGGACTCGTCGCCGGCGAGGTGATCTCGTTCGGACCGGTCCCGTGGCGTGCGGTCGGCGTCATCGTGCTCGCGGTCCTGTTCTTCGGGTTCACCGTTCGGCGCCTCGGATTCGTACCGACAGCGGCGGTGACCGCCCTGCTCACCACGCTGGCCAGCACCCGCGTACGGCTGCTCACGGCCGTCGCCGTGGCCGCCGGACTGACCCTGGCCAGCACGCTCATCTTCATCGTCGGACTTCAGATGCGGATCCCGCTATGGGGCCCGTGGCTCGGGTTCTGA